The following is a genomic window from Paraburkholderia largidicola.
GTCGGAACGGTTCCCGGGCGTGAATGTTGGACATATGCAATTCCACGACAGGGCAGGTGAGAATAGCGAGCGCATCGCGTATCCCGTAGCTGTAGTGTGTCCACGCCCCGGCGTTGATCAGCACGGCGTCACAGCGCTCCTCGAGGGCACGGTGAATGCGCTCGCACATTGTCCCTTCGCAATTCGTCTGGAACGATTCAACCCGCACGCCAAGCTCGACGCCGAGAGCCTGCAGCCTGGCATCGATCTCGGCGAGCGTGATGGTTCCGTATTGGACCGGGTCGCGTTTGCCAAACATATTGTGATTGATACCGTGAAGCATCAGGATCGTTTTCACTCGTCACTCCATTGCATTCTCAGTCGAGCGCCACCGTGAGCCGATCGATCACGGCGTGGGTCTGGGGCCGCACGCCGCGCCACCACGCGAACGCTTCTGCTGCCTGCTCCACCAGCATGCCCACACCATCCGCGACACGCAGCACCCCCGCGTTTCGAGCGAGTCTCAGGAATGGCGTCAGCCGCTTGCCATAGGCCAGTTCATAGGCCGCGCCCGTCAGGCTGAAAACACTCGGTGGAACGGGCGGGAGTTCGCCCGTCAAGCTGGCCGACGTCGCGTTGACCACGAGGTCGAACTGTCCCATCGCCTCGAGATTGGCGTAGCTGCAGGCGGCAAGCGGCCCGCTCGTGCTGACCTGGTCGACCAGCGCTCGAACCTTTGCGATGTCCCGATTGGCGACGACGAGTTCCGCGGGTCGCGCGGCAAGAAAGGGCAGCAAGGCGCCACGCACCGCGCCACCCGCGCCGAGGACTAGCACGCGCTTGCCGGCCATCGGCAAGTTCAGATTGACCTCGATGTCGCGCAGCAGGCCAACGCCATCGAAGTTCTCAGCGATGATCCGGCCGTCCCTGAAGCTCAGCGCGTTAGCGGCGCCCGCCAGGTCGGCGCGCTCGCTGCGCTCGTCGGCCATCGCGAACGCCTTCAGTTTGAATGGCGCGGTCACGTTCATGCCTTTGCCGCCCGCTGCGATGAATTTGCGCACGGTCGCAGCGAACGCGTCCTGCGGCTCCAGCGGACCTTCGATCGCCGTATAGGACATGTCCTGCTGCGTCGCTTCTGCAAAGAGACCGTGGATCAACGGGGACTTCGTATGGCCGATCGGATTGCCGATCACCGCGTATTGGTCAGTCATCATGGCCTCACCTTTGAATACAACACACCATCCGTCTGCATCGCGTCGATCTCTGCAGCGCCGAAACCCAGCGATTGCGCCACTTCCGCGTTGTGCTGACCGAGATCGGGCGCGACTTCGCGGATCGTCGTGTCGCAGTCCGAGAAGCGGAAGGGCAGATTCGGCAGACGCAATTTCCCGTAGCGCGGGTGCTCCTGCTCGACCACCATGCCGCGCGCGACGATCTGCGGATCGGCGAGTACCTCATCGATACGCTGCACCTTCGCGCACGGCACATCGATGCCATCGAGCAGTGCAAGCACCTGCGCAACCGGTCGGCTTGCCACCCAGGGCTTCACGACGGACAGAATGTCCAACCGGTTCGCGTTGCGTCCCGCGAGGGTGTGAAAGCGTGTGTCGGTGCCAAAACCGTCCGGTCCGCCATGCGCCTCGATCAGAGCTGCGAAGCGCTTCCAGGCTTCGTCCACCTGGGCCGCGATCACGAGGTCGCCGTCGGCGGCACGGAACACGCCGTAGAGTGTCGACGTGGGCATATCGTGGCCCGTCTGCTCCGGCAGGATGCCTTGCATCGTGTAGCACTGCACCGCGTATTCATGCATCGACACCAGCGTGTCGTACAGCGCCATGTCGATGTGTTGCCCGCGCCCGCTCTTCACGCGGCCAAGCAATGCGGCATTGATCGCCGCTACCGCGTGAATGCCCGTGTACATGTCGCCCAGCGAGATGCGCATCAATGGCGGCGGTTCACCGGGCGTGCCGATCATTTGCATGATCCCGCTCTTCGCTTCGGCAATCAGGCCGAAACCTGCGCGATGGGCGTCCGGTCCCGTATGGCCGTAGGCGGAAATCGAGCAGTAGACGAGGCCAGGATTGCGCGCGGACAGTTCGTCATAGCCCAGCCCGAGTTTGTTCAACGCACCCGGCCGGTAGTTCTCGACGAACACATCCGCCGAGTCGCACAGCCGCTGCATGAATTCTTTGCCGCGTGCGTCGCGCATGTTGACGCTGACGCCGCGCTTACCCATGTTCAGTTGCAGGAAATAGCCGCTTTGCTCGTCGTCGAGCACGGTTGCGTGCTGACGTCCGGCGTCGCCGCCGCCGGGACGCTCGACCTTGATGACTTCGGCACCGAGCGCCGCGAGACAGCGCCCGACATACGGACCGGCCAGAAAATGGCTGTAGTCGACGACGCGAATCCCTTCGAGAGGACGTGCCTGCATCAGAATGCTCCCGGCCTGCGCGGCACCATCAGACGATGCTCGCCATGCTGGACGACAAGGCCGTCCTGATTGATCAGTTCGGACGGCAGCACGACGATCCCCCAATCGGGGCGGCTCTTGCTCGCGCGCATCGTGCCCACGCGGAATTTCACGTGCAGCATGTCGTTGACCTTGATCGGCAGGTTGAAGTCCCACGTCCATCCGAGCGACATGCCCGGCAGGAAGCGGTATTCGCTCTGGGTTTTGAGCCCATCGGCGATAGACAGGCCGAACAGACCATGCGCGACGATCGAACCGAAGTGGCTCGCGTTCGCGTATTCCTCGTCCACGTGCACCGGCGTGTGATCGCCTGTGAGGTCGGCGTAGGCGAGAATGCGTTCCTTCGTCACTGTGTAGGTCGGACTCACGCACACGTCGCCCTCGTTGGCATCGTCCCAGTACTTGTCGATGATCGTCATCTCAAACCTCCGCACGCGGGTTGATGTCCAGTGCCCGCGCCACGCATGAAGCGGGCTTTGCCTGGATCAGTTCGACGGCGAGGCCGTCCGGCAGGCGCAACCAGTTGCGTCCCTGCGGCATTTCGTTGACGTCGTAGCGTTGCGCGGCGGCGAGCGCCGCTTCCATGTCTTCGCACATCACACCCAGGTGACCAAGGCGGCCTTCGGGCGCGTCATGCTGCGGGTTATGAATGAACTGCAAACCGCCGAGCGTCCAGTACTGCCGTGGTTCCTCGACGGTGCCGTCGACCTCGCGCATCGTCATGCCGAACACGTCTTCGAAAAAGCGGATGTGCCAGTGGATGTCCTTCACCCAGATGGCGACGTGCTCCAGATAAGCCTTGCTGCCGTTCACGCGTTTGTCTCCCTATGTTGTCGGTCGGTCATGGCGCGCTCGATGCCCTTGATGCAGGCGACCAGCGTCGCGTTGACGGGCGTCGGCACGCCGTGGCGTTGTCCCCAGCGCACGACCGCACCGTTGATAAAGTCGATTTCAGTGATGGACCCTTTTTCGAGGCTTTGCAGCATCGAGGTCTTGAAGGCCGAGGAGAGGCCTTCTCCAGCGAGCGTCCACGGGCGTTCAGGATCAGTAGTGGAAAGCGTTACGCCTGCGGCGTGAGCGACTGCGATTGCTTCGGCGACCGCCGCGAGCGCAGCCGTC
Proteins encoded in this region:
- a CDS encoding MaoC family dehydratase translates to MTIIDKYWDDANEGDVCVSPTYTVTKERILAYADLTGDHTPVHVDEEYANASHFGSIVAHGLFGLSIADGLKTQSEYRFLPGMSLGWTWDFNLPIKVNDMLHVKFRVGTMRASKSRPDWGIVVLPSELINQDGLVVQHGEHRLMVPRRPGAF
- a CDS encoding CaiB/BaiF CoA transferase family protein; the protein is MQARPLEGIRVVDYSHFLAGPYVGRCLAALGAEVIKVERPGGGDAGRQHATVLDDEQSGYFLQLNMGKRGVSVNMRDARGKEFMQRLCDSADVFVENYRPGALNKLGLGYDELSARNPGLVYCSISAYGHTGPDAHRAGFGLIAEAKSGIMQMIGTPGEPPPLMRISLGDMYTGIHAVAAINAALLGRVKSGRGQHIDMALYDTLVSMHEYAVQCYTMQGILPEQTGHDMPTSTLYGVFRAADGDLVIAAQVDEAWKRFAALIEAHGGPDGFGTDTRFHTLAGRNANRLDILSVVKPWVASRPVAQVLALLDGIDVPCAKVQRIDEVLADPQIVARGMVVEQEHPRYGKLRLPNLPFRFSDCDTTIREVAPDLGQHNAEVAQSLGFGAAEIDAMQTDGVLYSKVRP
- the aroE gene encoding shikimate dehydrogenase yields the protein MTDQYAVIGNPIGHTKSPLIHGLFAEATQQDMSYTAIEGPLEPQDAFAATVRKFIAAGGKGMNVTAPFKLKAFAMADERSERADLAGAANALSFRDGRIIAENFDGVGLLRDIEVNLNLPMAGKRVLVLGAGGAVRGALLPFLAARPAELVVANRDIAKVRALVDQVSTSGPLAACSYANLEAMGQFDLVVNATSASLTGELPPVPPSVFSLTGAAYELAYGKRLTPFLRLARNAGVLRVADGVGMLVEQAAEAFAWWRGVRPQTHAVIDRLTVALD
- a CDS encoding VOC family protein, translated to MNGSKAYLEHVAIWVKDIHWHIRFFEDVFGMTMREVDGTVEEPRQYWTLGGLQFIHNPQHDAPEGRLGHLGVMCEDMEAALAAAQRYDVNEMPQGRNWLRLPDGLAVELIQAKPASCVARALDINPRAEV
- the aroQ gene encoding type II 3-dehydroquinate dehydratase translates to MKTILMLHGINHNMFGKRDPVQYGTITLAEIDARLQALGVELGVRVESFQTNCEGTMCERIHRALEERCDAVLINAGAWTHYSYGIRDALAILTCPVVELHMSNIHAREPFRHHSVLAEIVDGQICGFGVESYLLALRAAVSQNRQT